tacatagtCACTTAAGTAGTACAGGgcaagtagaatcatagaatggttaggattggaaaggaccttagcatcatccagttccaacccccctgccatgggcagggacacctcacactaaaccatcccacccaaggctctgtccaacttggccttgaacaccgccagggatggagcattcacaacttcctcgggcaacccattccagtgcctcaccaccctcacagtaaagaacttcttccttatatgtaacctgaacttcccctcttaagtttgaagccattaccccttgtcctgtcactacagtccctagtgaagagtccctccccagcatccctatagccccgcTTCAGATGAGGTCTctactcagccttctcttctccatgctgaagagccccaactttctcagcctgtcttcatacaggaggtgctccagtcccctgatcatcctcgtgacctcCTCTGGGcttcttccagcagttccatgtcctttttatgttgaggacaccagaactgcacacaatactccaggtgaggtctcaggagagcagagtagaggggcaggatcacctccttcgacctgctggtcacgctccttttgatgcagcccaggatacggttggctctctgggctgcaagcgcacactgcagccggctcatgttcattttctcatcgaccagcacccccaagtccttctccgcagggctgctctgaatctcttctctgcccagtctgtagctgtgcctgggattgctctgacccaggtgtaggaccttgtgcttagcatggttaaacttcataaggttggcatcagcccaccttacaagcgtgtcgaggtccctctggatggcatcccttccctccagtgtatcaaccgaaccacacagcttggtgtcattggcaaacttgagtgagggcgcactcagtcccactgtccatgccagcgatgaagatgttgaacaagaacggtcccaacaccgatccctgagggacaccactcgttactggtctccagctggacactgagccattgaccacaactctgcatgcggccatccagccagttctttatccaccgagtggtccttccatcaaattgatgtctctccaattcagagacaaggatgttgtgtaggacagtgtcgaacgctttgcacaagtccaggtagatgacatcaacggctctatccctgtccatcagttccgtagccccgtcatagaaggccaccaaattggtcaggcaggatttccccttagtgaagccatgctggctgtcaccaagcaccttgttgtttttcatgtgccttagcatgccttccaggagaatgtgctccgagattttgccaggcacagaggtgagactgactggtctgtaattcctcgggtcttccattttccccttcttgaaaatgggggttacatttccctttttccagatgtcgggaacttcacctgactgccatgatttttcaaatacgatggccagtggctcagcaacttcattcgccagctccttcaggacccgcggatggattccatcaggtcccacggacttgtgcgctttcagattttgaagatggtctcgaaccagatcctctcctacagtgggcccaaggtcttcattctcacagtccctgtgtctgccttccaagacttgatcagagcatttgccaatgaagactgaggcaaagaagtcattcagaacctcagccttctccaaatcctgtgtcgCCAgctctcctgatagcttccggagagggcctatgttgtccctagtctgtcttttattcgctacgtacctatatgttgtggtttaaacccaaccacaaacctcgttcactcactccccccacttcttgccctccccctgctcctggagggacggagaggagaatcaaaaaggatgcaactcccacgggttgagataagaacagttcagtaactaaggtataacacaaatcactactgctaccaccaataataataatggtaaaggaaataacaagggaagagaatacaacacctcagcaccagccaacagataactcgccccactccccctggccgagcaccaaccgatacctcctccaacccggAGGTCTcctccaaggaggtctcctggccctcctgctacacttccttctagtcgggaCGCAACGCTCCtcagcttgtagcaggtgatccttgaatatcaaccaacagtcttgggcccccggTGCCCTCTagagctatatcccatggaactttACTAAGCAGATTCCTGAAGAAGAAACGCTTGTTTCTTTCTATGCTTGTGTTATTAACTGGTACATTCAATATCCCAGTTAGATACCTGACAGTCATATTGGGGCTCATTTGGAAGTATTGGTGGAGTAACTTGAAGAAAGAATTAATAGTATTGTTGATAAGTCAGTTTTACTGACTCTTCAACTCAGTACATTCAATTAGACACATTCTTGTCCAAGAAGCTTTGGTAAAAAGCCTGTACCAAGCTCTGTCTTTCTGTGCATGTATTTGGGGGAAAATTGAGCTTTCTGTATTGAGCTCTTATTTAATACACTTTTTACTGTGTAGGTCATCTGTTACTTACGCAGGTTCCCTGGTAGGCCTTCTGCATTGGAGTggagtttgtttgggttttttaaaattgCTCCATTACTACTTACAGTTTTGGCTTGCCTTATGGATGAACCTTATTCTGTCCATGGTGGGTGCAAGGAATAGCTTATTCCCCACTTTTTTAACGtgtactttttgtttgtttgttatttgtttgtttcctagGGCTAAATACAATTGCTATTAAGATTGAAAGAATTCCCGCCCCTTTACCCCTTCACCTCTTGTCATTCTTTGTCTGCTGTTTTTACTGGGTTAAGAGCTTTCTAGAGTTTCCTGGTGTGCTACTGGAGCAGTTGATTCCAATGTGAAGGTGAAGATTTGACTTTGTATGTTCCATAAAATAACACATGCATCTACAATCTGCTTGGATTCCACTTAGAGATATTTGTAGAACAATACTGTGTGTATTTATCATTTCCTATCACGAACCTGTTTAACTGATTAGACTTACATGTACATAAATTCCTCAGTTTGGATGCAGTTCGAGTCGCTGTGTTTTTCAGTAGTGATAACAGTGGTAACATTACTCCTCAATTTCACCTGCAGTATGTGTAGTTGTCTACAGTTAGGTCGTCTTCAAGTCTATAGAGTATGTTCTCTGTTTTTCAAGTCATCCAAGGGAATAAGTTTTTAAAAGTCATCTCCATTCTATCTgtacagaatcacaaaatcattagggttggaagggacctctggggATCATCCAgtcaaacccccctgccaaggcagggccacctagagcaggttacacaggaatttgtccaggcaggttttgaatatcTGCAGAGAGGGAGACaacctgggcaacctgttccagtgctctgccaccctccatgtaaaaaagttcttcctcatggtgaggtgaaacttcttgtgttttagtttatggctgctgctcctcgtcctgtcactgggcaccactgaaacaagtctggcaccatcctcctggcacccacctTTGAGAGACTTACATCCATTAATGGGATCCcctctgtcttctcttttctGGACTAAACCTTTTCAGCTCCTTAAATCTCTCCTCATAAGCAAAGCTCCAAATCCCTgttcatcttcgtggccctctGCTAGACCCTTTCTAGTGGCTTCTTGGTTTTTTGTGCTGAGGAGCCCAAAACTGGGCActactccagatgtggcctcatcAGGgttgagtagagggggaggatcacttccctcaacctgctggccacactcttCTGGATGTACCCCAGGACTCTattggccctgctggccacatgGCTAGTTTAGCTGTTCCTTCGAATTTCTGTTTAAGTGAGCCTTTCTATtgttaaatatgttttttcctttttgctataTAACAAAGCTAAGATCCCACCTCTATCTTCAAGGAACAAATGTCTCTGAAGTAATTTCAGTGTATCAATAATGTGGTTATATGTTTTCAGAGTTACTATTATGAAAGAGAAAGACACCAGGAAGAGTAAAGGAGTtgcctttattttgtttttggaTAAAGAATCTGCACAGAACTGTTCTCGGGCACTTAATAACAAGCAGGTAAATTGTGGACACTTGTTCTGGCAGGAGGGTTGGGTTTACAGTTCCAAaatatttactgattttttttttttttcctaatttgcTGTAGTTGTTTGGAAGAGTAATAAAAGCAAGTATTGCCATTGATaatggaagagcagcagaattCATTCGCAGGCGTAACTACTTTGATAAGTCTAAATGTTACGAATGTGGGGTGAGTAAAGCCAAAAATTAAGTAACGTATTCCATCTTCTGACCCTATTGTGGCTTAACCCCTGCTAGCAAATAAGCACCATGCTGATTCATTTCCACCCCCCAGCAGGATGGGGGGAAGAgaattggaagggtaaaagtgagaaaacttgtgggttaaGAGAAGAACAGATTAATAATTGAAATCAAAtagtagtaataaaaaaattgcaatgaaaataaaaataacagagaaaaattaaCCTCAAGAAAGGTAAgtaatgcaaatgaaaacaattgcTCATTGCCAGCCAATGAATGCCCAGTCAGATCTCCTCCACCAAACTTCCCCCtagttttattgctgagcatgacatcatataGTATGGAATCTCCCTTTGGTCAATTGGGGTCAGCTTTCCTGGCTGTATCCCCTCCCACCTTCTTGTGCATccccagcctacttgctggtgggatgggctgaggagcagaaaaggccttgactctgtgtaagcaccgCTTAACAATAGCTAAACCATCCCTGTGTTATGAACACCGTTTCCAGcacaaatgcaaaacatagcactATACTAAGtcctatgaagaaaattaactgtaccccagccaaaaccagcacaggttCTTGGCTTGTTTCTTCAGTTTGGCCATTGCTGTTAAATCCTGCccatgctgttatttttttttcttttttgctgtagATATTACCAACTAAGGGAACAATTTTACCATTTTCAAGAATGATAGTACcccttttgtcttttatttgagATTTGGGGGGGAAGACTGTATATGTGAGTGCTGCTTAACCTGTTGATCAGCATCCTGATCTGAGTATCAGTATGATGCTCTTTGATAAGGAAAACCTCCTTCAAAATACCTGTTTTTGTTGTACTTTTGGAAATTCATGGTATCACTGGcagtaaaataaatactgaaaacaacTGGTTTTATACAGAAGTAGCGTATTTTAAGTTTTAGGCAAGTCCTCACTTTCCCTAAACGTAATAGCATAGGAGATTCGGATTTGGGTAGTATTTAATGTCAAATACAACCTTGATTTATATTCATAACACCTTTTAGAGCAGAAATGTTGACTCGCTCCTGTTTCTTAAActgttaatcatagaatcatagaatcatagattagttagggctggaaaggacctcaagatcatctagttccaacccccctgccatgggcagggacacatcacactaaaccatcccacacaaggcttcatccaacctggccttgaacactgccagggatggagcactcacaacctccctgggcaacccattccagtgcctcaacaccctaacaggaaagaatttcctccttagatccaacctaaacttcccctgtttaagttttaacccgttaccccttgtcctgtcactacagtccctgacgaagagtccctccccagcatccctataggcccccttcagacactggaaggctgccatgaggtccccacgcagtcttctcttctccaggctgaacagccccaacttcctcagcctgtcttcatacaggaggtgctccagtcccctgatcatcctcgtggcctcctctggacttgttccagcagttccatgtcctttttatgctgaggacaccagaactgcacacaatactccaggtgaggtctcacaagagcagagtagaggggcaggatcacctcctttgacctgctggtcacgctccttttgttgcagcccaggatacggttggctttctgggctgcgagcgcaaaCTGCCGGCTCGTTTATATCTTGACTTGAACATAAATGGTGCTGTAGTGTATTCGGCTATTGCAATAGTAAAAAAAAGTCTACTTTGCTTATAGCTTGTTCTCAATTTGCAGTTAAACATGCATATCGCCACTAATCTCTTAGTTTCCATGGCAAGCTTATAGAGAAGAGTTTGTCTTCTGTGTGCTAATTCAGCATTCCATTTATCTTACtaattgcttccatttttttcccccgtgAACTGTCTTTCATTAACTTTCCTCATGATATGTTTTAACAGATAGTTGTTTGTAATGGTTTCTGTTAAgcagtatttctttctctccaagGAAGCAGGACACTTAAGTTATGCATGCCCTAAAAATATGCTAGGAGAGCGGgagccaccaaaaaaaaaagaaaagaagaaaagaaagaagatagTTGAGCCAGAAGAAGTGTATGTATATCTATTGACAAATTACTACTGTTTTTAGGAAGCTTTTTCATATTGAACATTTAAAGATCtctatatttttctctttgcacaacaaagtgaggaggaggaagaaagcgaagaggaaggagaagaccCTGCTCTAGATAGTCTCAGCCAAGCCATAGCTTTTCAGGTACAAAACTGAAGCAGTGCATATTTGTTATTATTTAGATGCAATTCTACTTCTTTTTTGAGCTGCTTTGCAAAGCTCTGAGACATAGCCCTAGGACTGCCTGCTCTGTAACCCAGGGCCCTCAGttggtggtttcttttttcttttccctttactgTTTTCACTATTGATGTGTTTGCGTGTtgcaggtttcttttcttttttgtccttcAAGCTCTTTTGCTGCTTAGTTTCCTCCTGTCATCTCCGCTGTGATGTTCTATTAGGTTTTTGTTCCACAAATCCCACTTTACTCTGTTAACTGAGCATCCAGAAGAACAGTCATGTATAAATGACTAGGTATATTCTCTGTCTTCACTCACTACCTTGTCCTTCAATAACATCTATTTCTGGAGCATTTCCTTTGCCTTATGCAGTCCATTGTGGTCTCTAATGGACTTCTTTTCTCAAAACAtacttaatgcatttttttgttatgTAGGTAGATAGTCTGACAGCTGTCAGACTATCTTCAATACTTCTTTacaagcttttccttctctacaCAGAGCAAGCCTGACCTGATCTTCAAATTTCTTGGCTCCCTGGTTCTCAGCTGTCCCCTTGTGTGCCTTTGTCCCTCCAGAAAAACCTTCAAGAGTTCTTAAGATAGCTTTGTTCTGAATATGACTGTAATGAGTGCAGAACATTTAGATGACATAGtccaaaaaaatccccaatgCAAATGTGCATAGTTATCCTCCCACAATTGGAAAACTCCACGATGGAAGTAAAATCTATAAATATAAACAAGCCAAGAaactttctcatttctcttgcTATCCAAAGATTTTAACTGGAATAGCATATTTCCCAGTAAAAATAGGAAGCATCTAGTTGAATAAACCTTTACATCCCCGAAGACGTTAATTTCCTGCATGAACGATTGCAAAAGTTATCAGAAGATTTGCTAGTGGAACAAAGCTGATTCAATCATGTCTGTTTAAAATGTGATGGATTCTTTGCTTCAGATCTCAGCTGCTCTACAGTTCTGTATGTTTGCCGTGGGCAAAGTTCCTCTCTTTAAAAATGGAGGGTGCTCCATGTGGCCTGCACTGGTGCGAAATACGTACTGTTTGCAGATGAGAACTACTTTCCTGAATGTTTTCTAGTGCATTCATTATGCAGTTTACCTGGAAATGGAGATAAACTCTTTGAATTCTTTAATTCAATAAGTTAAATGACAATTAGCATTATTATTTATGGAATGCATTGTACTTTTTCTTAATCCCACCTAatactttccttctttcattgTAGCAAGCCAAAATTGAGGAAGAACAACAAAGATGGACGCAGACTGCAGGGGAATCTTCAATTTCAGATGAATCAAAACGTCCACGGATTAAGAAAAGTGCTTATTTCAGTGATGAGGAAGAACTTAGTGATTGAAATAATGCTGGTTTATATCCATGTGTAATATATACATAGTGTACATTTTGTAAAGTGCTACAAAGTTTTCTGTAATACAGATTTGTCTTGGTGTAGAAGGAATTTACCAAACCCTGTCCCCCAAACCTCCCGTCTTttaatctctctctttttcaaaACTTCACCTTTCAAGGCAGCCTCTTAAGAAAATTATGTGTTTCTAcagttaaaaccagaaaaatatcTGGGAGAATGCTTTTTGCAGTTAGTATCTAGACCCAACCCCTGCAAGTGAAAGCTTTCATAAGAGAATttcctgagattttttttcctaagaggAGTTCCTCTTAGCATTACTGTTATCACCACCACTGAATCTTTAGGTATTGGtctgtttattttatgtttGGAAGCAGTCCTTTAGTAGCATATGAATCTTGCACTAGTTCCTGGGCACAGGGTTGATTTTCAGCCTCAAGTATTGTACTAGTCTTTTAACTCTTTATGCAGTAATATAATAAATTAATGTCACGTCAGTTCAGTCTGTGAACTTATTTTAGGTTAAACAATACATCTGTCTGCTTACAAAAAGATATTAAGATGTTGAACTTCTGCCTTAAACACAGTTTTAGGAACTTGCTTCACACTTCATAGTATTACATGGACTGTATACAATATAGGCTTCATAGGAGATGCAAGTTGAAAGTGATGTGGCAATTAGTTCAGTCTTGAAACATACCTAGTATTTTTTAAGAGTGATAGttctgttgctttttcattaaaaatgagaaTAGCCATATGTTTTAAAGATAGGAATGTGCATATATGCTAATGTGCTCAAATATGATCTTGAAAGTCTCTTGCTGTGATAAGGGCTTATACTGCATTCTTTCTCCTGACTGCAGTTTGGGTGCTTAACATGATAATTATGGTTATGCACAGGGTTTTAAATATACTTGTATCTAATGTGGATCACAGTTTTGTCTTCTCAGGCATCTGAACCTGCTGGCAAAATCCAAAGGGCACAAAGTTTTCCACGtacttaaaaatcagttttcatgTATACTTGGAACTGTCATGGTCTCTAAGCAAAGTGTGTTGGTGCCTGTTTTGCACCTAAAGCTGTTCAGATCTTTTATATAGGGTCTGCATCCTTAAATCTCTGTAGTGTTCTAGTCACGTTCTCCTACAAAGCCTCGTAGACACATTAGGAGAACAGTACAAAGCCCTGCAGCAGTGATCACTCCCAAAACCACAGACACATGGTGATAGTGGTAACCCTTTTACATTGGCCACTTCGTGTAGTCAAACTTTTAATTTTTAGGAAGCACAATATAAAACATGTTCGCACTTTCACACTTCAAAGAAGAGACCAGCTGGCCTCTGTTTCTATTTTCAGCTCTTCATGTTGCTCATCaggatttgatttttcttccaaatatagAAAATGTAAATTCAAATGTATCATTATGTAGTCTTAATACTGATACACGTTCAAGTATATAGCTAGGTGCAAAATGAAGACACACATTCTCCAATGCAAAGCAGTCATATTCAGAAGGTTATTCTGGGGTCTTCTGTTGCTACTTTCACAAGAATTCAGAAACAAGAAGAAGGTAATAAAAGATTTTTCCGTACAAACTACTCAAGCCACAGAATGGGAAGAAATACGGAGCTTTATACATACAAAGGGCTTGGGATCGGTAATCCAACGAATGTTGTTTAGACTTTGTGAtttactgctgaatttcagAAGGATCTCTTCATACTGAATAGCTGAGTGCCAACGTGCCAGGTGTACAGTGATTTGCATTTATTAACTCGTAAGTTACATCTTGTGTGTAATAGTGAAGACTGAGGACTTCCAAATTCTGCTAAGGAAGAAGATCTTGCTGCCATTGTGCTTCTTTGCAAATGCTAGGTTAGGGCATAATGGCagtaaagtaaataaataaatgaagagcAAAACAAATATACTTAAAATCTACTACTTAAAATCAGGATTTGTTCTCTTCTCCAATACCATGTTCAGTGCTggttaaaaaaagagaactaAAATGTGACAGAGGAGCAGCTTGACATTGTCCATGACTTTGGTTTGGGAATGGTTGGTAGCTTACAAGAATGAGGTTTTAAATGAAGTGATCAGGCAGCAAATTTCAAACTTTTATGACATTACGCTGTGTAATGTGTTAGTGGAGCTCACTGATATGTGACTTTTTCTCAGGGCCAAAGGGTCAAAAGTATTACACTTGTATGTGGAATGTGATATTTAAAAGTATTAGTTTAAATACAGTCTCCACTCAGAAATACCTTAAATTAATGACTACTTCTAACTGTAAAACATACAGACATATTAACAGTCTAGGAATGTTTTATTCTTACACACTTTACTGTTTCATATTTGCTACTGGTGTCTtgtcagaaagaataaaaacaaagctgACCTTTGTTCTGACTTAATACAGTACTTCTTCAAGGgttccagcagctgaagcatGTTGATATATCTTtctactctgctgcttctgcctcaCTGCTTTCCCTGTAGGATTTGCCGCTGTCAGCATGAAGCGAGCGGTAGCTCAGTCCAGACTATTACAACTGACCCAGTGGTTTTCCTCTATCGTCTTTTGTTCCAAGCATAAAGTCACTTGAGGCAGGTgacactggaaaagaaacagataaaaataagcCTGCTTCTGTGACCAACTGGCATCTAGAATTCTTCACCTTAAATCATCTTCCATTAagctttcttaactctgaactTCTATTGATTAGTGCTACTTACAGTTTTTGGCTTGGACTCAGGGTAAAGAGAAAGTGCCTGGTGCCTAGCACAGGACCTAATGAGACTTTGGAGGAGTAGGATTTTTTGCACTTTGGTCTCCTGTAGCATTTTTAAGTTTCTGTTCTTTGTTGGCAGGATAACAAAGTATATCTAGGTGAGCAACTCAGAACACTAGCATTAGATAACCAGTGAGTTGGATAGCATGAGTACCAGTTCTGCTTGCTTAAATCCAAAATTGTGGTCTG
The sequence above is a segment of the Lathamus discolor isolate bLatDis1 chromosome 1, bLatDis1.hap1, whole genome shotgun sequence genome. Coding sequences within it:
- the ZCRB1 gene encoding zinc finger CCHC-type and RNA-binding motif-containing protein 1 — encoded protein: MSGGLAPSKSTVYVSNLPFALTNNDLYRIFSKYGKVVKVTIMKEKDTRKSKGVAFILFLDKESAQNCSRALNNKQLFGRVIKASIAIDNGRAAEFIRRRNYFDKSKCYECGEAGHLSYACPKNMLGEREPPKKKEKKKRKKIVEPEEVEEEEESEEEGEDPALDSLSQAIAFQQAKIEEEQQRWTQTAGESSISDESKRPRIKKSAYFSDEEELSD